One region of Xylanimonas ulmi genomic DNA includes:
- a CDS encoding helix-turn-helix transcriptional regulator yields MRRSTTVPLVARELEVATFRRALDAAATGRPGVLMVGGDAGVGKTRLVTHLAQAAERAGARVVVAHCVDLGEVGIPYLPFSEALTLLRDAGGPVDTAIGDRPALARLIDPASAPSAGDDAAERLQLFDGIAGALAASGAPGAPLVLVLEDLHWAEPSTRDVLRFLVARLRAEHLLIVGTYRTDDVGRRHPLRPLLAELSRSSAVGRVDLEPFTADELRAFTTALAGAPLPEDEFGQVLRRSEGNAFFAEELLRADCPSDGLPWSLAEVLHALLQRLDPAVQEVARVLSVAGRTVREDLLRAAASRTRALADPATLDAALRNAVAQQVLEVEGENLAFRHALFAEALYLDLLPGEQAALHRAYLAALTDDPTLGVPAQRAHHALHGHDLATALAASHEAADRAARLLAPDEELRHREQVLSLWDSVPDAAALTGQDRIAVALAASEAASRAGLFPRAEQLARVAVDALDAEPRRQAVARDLLARHLLDLERIEAAFEQAKLAVDALAAERDAGSGASADLARATARLARGLLNLDRDAEAAQSAQAAVAEARAAGDPGVEADALTTLAVLDVDDPGAAARLLATARRRAVEAGDLLVELRTTQNLATTYYYAGDIDSSEAVISEGVRRAEATGLGWSAAGIQLHVFDELVRYVRGDLAARPTPPGVPAQAVPFLTSVQQYAAVARGDTDAIARSESLREAWERDGQIALYAGGTQVDALTWAGRHAEAVALAVELADHLGRVWTEFFLGRIWISALALAALADAAEREAPGASRQEVAAARAELLAVGDTLAQVAHTTAVRGRPRGGQLGPEGRAWLLRVDAEHARLRATASDAPADPALWETALGAFGYGYRYECARTRWRWAQALHAAGDGDAAAAQSATALAEAEAMGATPLADALREWARRARVGLAGSSRRAPGPGPAPLTDREEEVLALVAEGLSNRQIGERLFISTKTVSVHVSNVLAKLGVSGRAEAVDVAHRRGLLRV; encoded by the coding sequence GTGCGCCGATCCACGACGGTTCCGCTGGTCGCCCGCGAGCTTGAGGTGGCCACCTTTCGGCGCGCGCTCGACGCCGCCGCCACAGGCCGCCCCGGCGTGCTGATGGTGGGCGGTGACGCGGGCGTCGGCAAGACCCGGCTCGTGACGCACCTCGCGCAGGCCGCCGAGCGGGCCGGCGCACGCGTCGTCGTCGCGCACTGCGTGGACCTGGGCGAGGTCGGCATCCCCTACCTGCCGTTCTCCGAGGCGCTGACGCTGCTGCGCGACGCGGGCGGGCCCGTGGACACCGCGATCGGCGACCGTCCCGCCCTGGCCCGGCTCATCGACCCCGCCTCGGCCCCGTCTGCGGGCGACGACGCGGCCGAGCGCCTGCAGTTGTTCGACGGCATCGCGGGCGCCCTGGCCGCCTCGGGGGCGCCGGGCGCCCCGCTCGTGCTGGTGCTTGAGGACCTGCACTGGGCCGAGCCGTCGACACGCGACGTGCTGCGGTTCCTGGTGGCCCGGTTGCGCGCCGAGCACCTGCTGATCGTGGGCACCTACCGCACCGACGACGTCGGCCGCCGCCACCCGCTGCGCCCCCTGCTGGCCGAGCTGTCACGCTCCTCGGCCGTCGGCCGCGTGGACCTGGAGCCGTTCACCGCCGACGAGCTGCGCGCCTTCACCACGGCGTTGGCCGGCGCCCCGCTGCCCGAGGACGAGTTCGGGCAGGTGCTGCGCCGCTCGGAGGGCAACGCGTTCTTCGCCGAGGAGCTGCTGCGCGCCGACTGCCCCTCCGACGGCCTGCCGTGGTCGCTCGCGGAGGTGTTGCACGCCCTGCTCCAGCGGCTCGACCCGGCCGTGCAGGAGGTCGCGCGCGTGCTGTCGGTCGCAGGCCGCACCGTGCGCGAGGACCTGCTGCGCGCCGCGGCCTCGCGCACGCGCGCGCTCGCCGATCCGGCCACGCTTGACGCGGCGCTGCGCAACGCCGTCGCCCAGCAGGTCCTGGAGGTCGAGGGCGAGAACCTCGCGTTCCGCCACGCCCTGTTCGCCGAGGCGCTCTACCTCGACCTGCTGCCGGGTGAGCAGGCGGCGCTGCACCGCGCCTACCTCGCGGCGCTGACCGACGACCCGACGCTCGGCGTGCCCGCCCAGCGCGCCCACCACGCGCTGCACGGGCACGACCTGGCCACGGCGCTCGCGGCGTCGCACGAGGCAGCCGACCGGGCCGCGCGGCTGCTGGCTCCCGACGAGGAGCTGCGCCATCGCGAGCAGGTGCTGTCCCTGTGGGACTCGGTGCCCGACGCGGCCGCGCTGACCGGCCAGGACCGCATCGCCGTGGCGCTCGCCGCCTCCGAGGCCGCCAGCCGCGCCGGGCTGTTCCCCCGCGCCGAGCAGCTCGCACGCGTGGCGGTCGACGCGCTCGACGCCGAGCCGCGCCGTCAGGCGGTCGCGCGCGACCTGCTGGCGCGGCATCTGCTCGACCTGGAGCGCATCGAAGCCGCGTTCGAGCAGGCAAAGCTGGCCGTCGACGCGCTCGCGGCCGAGCGTGACGCCGGCTCCGGAGCGTCAGCGGACCTGGCGCGCGCCACCGCACGCCTGGCCCGTGGGCTGCTCAACCTCGACCGCGACGCGGAGGCCGCCCAGTCGGCGCAGGCGGCCGTCGCGGAGGCCCGCGCGGCGGGCGATCCGGGCGTCGAGGCCGACGCGCTGACGACACTGGCCGTCCTCGACGTCGACGATCCCGGCGCCGCCGCCCGCCTGCTGGCCACGGCCCGCCGCCGCGCGGTCGAGGCGGGAGACCTGCTGGTCGAGTTGCGCACCACCCAGAACCTCGCGACGACGTACTACTACGCGGGGGACATCGACAGCAGCGAGGCCGTCATCAGCGAGGGGGTGCGGCGGGCCGAGGCGACCGGGCTGGGCTGGAGCGCCGCGGGCATCCAGCTGCACGTCTTCGACGAGTTGGTGCGCTACGTGCGCGGCGACCTCGCGGCCCGCCCGACGCCGCCCGGCGTGCCCGCGCAGGCGGTCCCGTTCCTCACCTCGGTGCAGCAGTACGCCGCGGTCGCGCGCGGCGACACCGACGCGATCGCGCGTAGCGAGTCGCTGCGCGAGGCGTGGGAGCGGGACGGCCAGATCGCCCTGTACGCCGGGGGCACGCAGGTCGACGCCCTGACGTGGGCGGGGCGCCACGCCGAGGCCGTGGCCCTCGCCGTCGAGCTCGCCGACCACCTCGGCAGGGTGTGGACCGAGTTCTTCCTCGGGCGCATCTGGATCAGCGCACTCGCGCTGGCCGCGCTGGCGGACGCCGCCGAGCGTGAGGCGCCCGGCGCGAGCCGGCAGGAGGTCGCCGCGGCGCGCGCGGAGCTGCTCGCCGTCGGTGACACGCTCGCGCAGGTCGCGCACACCACGGCGGTGCGCGGGCGGCCCCGCGGCGGACAGCTCGGACCGGAGGGTCGCGCCTGGCTGCTGCGCGTCGACGCCGAGCACGCGCGGCTGCGCGCCACGGCGTCGGACGCTCCCGCCGACCCGGCGCTGTGGGAGACGGCGCTGGGCGCGTTCGGCTACGGGTACCGCTACGAGTGCGCCCGCACCCGGTGGCGCTGGGCCCAGGCCCTGCACGCGGCCGGCGACGGCGACGCGGCGGCGGCGCAGAGCGCGACGGCGCTCGCCGAGGCGGAGGCGATGGGCGCGACCCCGCTCGCCGACGCGCTGCGCGAGTGGGCGCGACGCGCGCGCGTCGGCCTTGCGGGGTCTTCCCGCCGCGCTCCCGGGCCCGGCCCCGCCCCGTTGACCGACCGCGAGGAGGAGGTGTTGGCCCTGGTCGCCGAGGGCCTGTCCAACCGGCAGATCGGCGAGCGGCTGTTCATCAGCACCAAGACCGTAAGCGTCCACGTGTCCAACGTGCTGGCCAAGTTGGGCGTCTCGGGCCGCGCCGAGGCGGTCGACGTCGCCCATCGCCGGGGGCTGCTGCGGGTGTGA